The Triticum aestivum cultivar Chinese Spring chromosome 6D, IWGSC CS RefSeq v2.1, whole genome shotgun sequence genomic sequence acattgatgtgtacctaaggccattagttgaagaactcttacagctgtggaatggaacaggtgtacgtgcgtgggatgagcacatgggggaagaatttgacctaaaggccttgctgttcgtgaccatcaatgattggcctgctctcagtaacctttcaggacagacaaacaagggataccgcgcatgcacgcactgtttggatgataccgacagtatatatttggacaattgtaggaagaatgtgtacctgggacatcgtcgatttcttccgagcaggcatcccgtaagaaagaaaggcaagcatttcaaaggtgaggcggatcaccggacgaagcctcgccaccgtactggtgctgatgtacatgatatggtcaaggatttgaaggtagtctttggaaagggtcctggcggacaacctgttccgaatgacgctgacggacgcgcacccatgtggaagaagaaatctatattttgggacctgccctattggaaagacctagaggtccgctctgcaatcgacgtgatgcacgtgacgaagaatctttgcgtgaccctgcttggcttcttgggcgtgtatgggaagacaaaagatacacctgaggcacgggaggaccagcaacgtatgcatggaaaagacggcatacatcagggtcatgccagctacgctcttaccaaagaagagaaggaaatcttctttgaatgcctgctcagtattaaggtaccgtctggcttctcgtcgaatataaagggaataataaacatggcagagaaaaagttccagaacctaaagtctcatgactgccacgtgattatgacgcaactgcttccggttgcattgagggggcttctaccggataacgttcgattagccattgtgaagctatgtgcattcctcaatgcaatctctcagaaggtaatcgatccagaaatcataccaaggttagagaatgatttggtgcaatgtcttgtcagtttcgagttggtgttcccaccatccttcttcaacatcatgacgcacgtcctagttcacctatgcgaagagattaacgttttgggtcctgtatttctacacaatatgttcccctttgagaggttcatgggagtcttaaagaaatatgttcataaccgtgctaggccagaaggaagcatctccaagggccatgaaaatgaggaggtcattgagttttgtattgactttattcctgaccttaagccgattggtgttcctgaatcgcggcataagggcagactggatggaaaaggcacgctaggagggaatcaaaaaatatgtatggacggacattctctcactgaagcacactacacagttctacagaattccgccttggtggctccgtatatggacgaacacaagaattttctacgctccaaacacccggagcggtctgatgactggattacacgtgaacaaaccaggagtttcgccggctggttgcagacacgtaccatgcatgacgcctctattgaagatgacctgtactcgctgtcccagttaccatcttcgaatataatgactttcaaagggtacgagataaatggtaatacattttacacgatcgcccaagataagaagagcaccaaccaaaacagtggtgtccgctttgatgcaacaaccaagacgggaaaggaaacatattatggttacatagaggagatatgggaacttgactatggacgtggtttgaaggtccctttgtttcggtgcaaatgggtcaatatgacacgaggcggggtaacggaagacccgcagtatggaatgacaacagtggatctcaacaatcttgcgtatgcagacgaaccattcgtcctagctaatgatgtggcacaggttttctatgtgaaggatatgtctaccaagccgagaaaaagaaaagataaggaagcgaatgcatcatacgatgagccaaagcgccacatagttctttctgggaagagaaacatcgtgggagtggatgacaagacagacatgtcagaagattatgaaaagtttgatgaaattgctccattcacagtgaatattgacccgagcatccagttaaatgatgaagattttccatggctacggcgcaaagggacacacgcgaagaaaaagtttcacacccaaagatctgggatgtgatcggcttcactatcatcactttcttctgtgtttcacacccaggagggaatctctgtaatagttagggtagttatgtgttttggcatttgaaacgcgaagaaattttatgtgcaaacaaattctttcatgcatttactgattttttcagctaaatgaccctgaaattgaaaagcatttcaaatgaactcagaaaaggttgaaagttggcatggtatcataatttcacccacatagcatgtgcaaaaaagtagagagggttaccgcaaaaactggatgcacttcgtgtacaaaatggacaatctctttcgaagtatcagggtttcggacgaaaactcatccgttacaaaggcatttcattttttaaataacctaagcattaccaaattgaatataatgataaaacacactaatattaaacataagaaaaaagaatcactgaaaaatctattttcaaagttaagttattcacaaactagtgattcacacaaatttcaaataattcaacatgtaaactattcaaatttgtaaactacgggcactaatagaaagtttgtaattttttgtacctaaagcaaaaatattcacaaagaaactctaaatacagcaaaaaacaactcaaaaataaataaaacaaaaataaatcaagcaaaaaaaataagaaaataaaaaagcccgcctactgcgccacagcggcctgcatacgactagaaacccaacctgttgttgggccaggatgcaggcccgcaaaggctgagtaggcccacagggcagcacagaacatttaggcccagtaggcctgctttggagaggagctcgagagagctaccgcactggggcttataaaccagtgcggacgcccctcggctagcgacgtgggactaaacatgacgcaccgcacctgcaccagcgcagcacctttagtaccgggtggtggctcaaaccggtattaaagggagggtctttagtaccggttggagccaccacctggtaataaaggtgggcgcttcccgccgcttggcctggccaaaattgacctttaataccggttggtcgctccaaccggtactaaatgcccatcctatataagaaaacacttcaaaaaattcagtttctcatctgcttcttctcctctgccccgtcgcccgccgccccccgtcgccgcccccgtcgccacccctcgtcgacacccccgtccccgccccgtccccgtcgtcgccgccccggcgtCCCCGTCCTCGCCCCGCCCCCgtcccgtcgtcgccgcgccccgccccgtcgtcccgtTGTTCCCGCCcgacccgtccccgtccccgtcgacaccgccccgtccccatccccgccgccgccccccgtcgccttgccggtgagctcctgccccggccgccatgtcctatattagaaatgttatggaaatgttagttatatagaaatgttataaatttttctgtttttaagttataggaatatttatagaaatgttagcaatttttttgttttttagttatagaaatattagaaatgttacagaaatgttagttatataaagaaatgttagaaatgttagaattagttttagttagatgaattagattaatgtcaaattgttagaatttgcatatagaattttagttatcacaatccaatcatttaaaaaatgttactttttgcgggcatatagtatttgttctcgacgatgcccggcccgtatcctcgccgtcgacccgttcgcgacgacgttcggctgacccatgtccgggattgggctccgccgggctggcactgggaggtgctacctggaggggcgcgccgcttggtgaggaacctggcctcgggtcccgtcgtcgaccctgatctcctttggtggcgttcgcgtgggccacattcggtgcagagggagccggccccgccggaggtggtgcgtcatcatgtcagggaggaggacgggcacgtccatcgctacgtggctgctatggacgtcaggttctccaatacctggcaggttctttgggcagatgaccggagatatgatcctgtgatggttccttgtctttgggtgtccaccgcccgcgccccaggaaccgcgagtggcctagattcttctatagtattcgatctttattagctacctagccagtgatgtattcgagattatatattattcgagacgatgtattcgagattatatattattcgagacgatgcatattatgtactatatgattcagtttttccttattgattgcatccatgcattgtaatttgaatactaaattgttttatatttcttctgtattagttaaataaaagctatggcggacaataccggcagagagggagaagaggccctgttcgagatcatacgcagccctaacaggccagatgatctgaatgaagcaaatgacggctcccaatatctgaacaataccggggagggtgatgataagatattcgatctcgacgaccgagctgatgaagtcatgaactatgattatgattatgatgacgcagacaatgattatgatgacgaatacaatgttgatcttgaaataacaaagactaccggcgaggtatatttatataagcaggcatctagtgatcatcacatgtttttttatttgaagatatattaacgaatcgatctttcttctttcagccctccggatcgagcaaatctgcttctacagacagcaggacaaagcgcggcccgggcaaaaagttgaaggagggtgtaaagtacaacatcgattccatcaaagctagtggcgaacccctcacgcctaagaacattgcgaacaagttcgttcgtcagtgcggagttcttgtgaaggaccaactcccgatctccattcaagaatggaaagagccaaaaactaaacgcccagatgttacttgggtcgacgacagagcaaaacaaaagctttgggaatctctgatggaacatttcaccctaccagattatttcactgatgcagatgtgcagaaagtcaaggacgctgctcttaagaagatggcaattgcattcaacacccacaagaaaactgtatgggccaactacctcgctgcagaaaggaagactccagaattcaagggaacactggagaagcaaagagaacactggcccgctttcgtgaaattcaaggaatcagaattatctaaggaacggtcgagaaaaaacaaggccaatgccgcaaaaaagacgcagttccataggctgggtccaggtggctacgcggtggcaatgcctaagtgggataagtctgagcaagagatggaggatgcaggggtcactccggttactaggagctggccccccaggtgcagaacttggttctatgcgcatggggggcgttggacccgaagacaggcctggtttcgaagaaggcaagtctaaaaggagcagaacaaaagttacttgacgcaatagaagatgctcgaaagggggtgttcacgcccaacagagagaacgacgagcttacgcgcgccctgggaaatcctgaacacccgggaagaacacgaggcaagggcgttattccctggtatgagggcttttcggaatggaacgacgactacaggacccgtgcaagaaagaagatggaggaggagaagaagaggaagctggaggaggagcagaggaagcaggacgcggaacgccttcaaggcctagaagcaaggcacgcggacttggcactcaaattccagcagcagcagcagcagatcgactcacttagccaggaaagggggtctcagcagcggcagcagcaagcggatgatcatccagcattggatagcaccgtcccatccatgccgagaagcagcgttggttccgccccgggcgacgcactgctggatacataccctgtggatgacatcatagagaacactaactgtgagctacacttcaaaatgaagaacatatccatgaaggtggcggacgccgttgcttttacaattacccccgaagcaaccttccattgcgccccgattccagcgggctatgctcgtgtcttggttgatgaggtggtggacccatattcggggctagagcttgacattcctggaggtgacgacgagcacacactgggagaggccatacatcgtatcatcctatggagaaaggattgcatcatctttcgaagtccaccgacaccgcgtctgccgactcctcctcgaagtccgccaccgtgtcagcagactcccgctcctccaagtccacgaacgcgtgagcagactcctgcttcaagtccggcacagcgtcaggccactcctcctgtttcaagtccgacaccgtgtcaggccacacctcctgcttcaagtccggcacagcgtcaggccacacctcctgcttcaagtccgacaccgtgtcaggccacacctcctgcttcaagtccggcacagcgtcaggccactcctcctgctccaactaagccacgtcagccgtctccgccgcctaagcaatcgcagaagagacacgccgcagctatggtgcgtagcggtacgagtcgaggtagtacaggaagtacaggcggagacaagcgatataaatatggtccaagcagcctcgctcctcttcctcagaggccttacgacatgaccgaggagcaaaacgatgcaatagtgcgggccgaagtggacgcccattttggaccgaaaccggcaacgccgccgagggagaaagtgcctgaggaaaagattgaccacttcattcgtatggctagaccaccagctcccaagcctgttgactcagactatgagcgccaaatcaggaaggcacatcgagcacgactacagaaagaagcgagctcgagctcgagccaacaagcagctgtcaaaaaatgcgggaaaaccgttccccagctgggagaacaggcggcgcaatcgacccccccgcttgttgtgccaacaacacatgagagtacgcgcgcccaatattattgtgggcaaaccgtttacgttcccgagctgggcgatgtggtaataaccgaggagcatataatgcaggctgaaatgctcaagatcactgttggacaactcctcgatatcgagcccatgtctccgcttagagaggaggaaataaaacggaaatatgtccggggccaacctttggtcgagcccgaggaggtcaagaacctcccaacgagaatgtatgaattgcatgattggtacatgaaaattaccaagatttccaatcgagagtccctcatggtgcaagtcgaggaagatcattacttcaataagaaagctctgtccgttgagtattcagaactatttcagttattcaatcaagatgcactcgacaaatctatcgtcagttgctattgtctgtaagtgatttctttctgtaatttaagtctcaagctagctctagtgctcattgattgatcattaattacctgtaattatatatcctcactatatattcttttctgtggtattatgcaggatgaagatgtatgaaatgaaaaaagctggacgctatggcattgggttcattgacccaaataccgttaatgaatacacatggaaattggaatggtgtagacaagatgtagagaaaaacatgctagagttcttgaagcgcctcaatagcaatgaagatatactacttccttacaacttcgagtgagtcacactgtcttgtactacaaattctgtttttgcttactagctagatgttaataagtgtatagggtttagggttatagttgattagtgttatgcacatgcccgcttaatttatacatgcaaacgtatgcgcatgcagcttccactggatcttgttagacattaaagttgacgaaggaaaagttgaagtactggactcactacttaaaaagatagtgactacagcatcgtgaaggggatagtcgacaggtaatttcaatcattattaactatatctcggcctatttagttcgtcatttcctgatatgaactatttttaataacccctttattaattttctttgccggcgggcagggcttgggcaaagtacatcaaggtgactccaggaaaatggcgacaaaagctatgttggtatcgacccaaggtaagtaattaagtagtactagctagctagctaccatctctttaattcttgtttcaataccattaattaattaacatgcttgattaattattatctgattaaattctattctcgtaaaggccctgaagcaggcgccggggactgaagtgtgtgcatactacgtttgcaagaacatttgcatgatggcgtccgataggagcagatctgatagacaggactgggtacgtttgccagaacactattcacaaatcttacacgattgtcgatatctagtcacacaactaatacacatgcatattgatctccttctaacagtgcaaagaggtgcgggaccagctcctaccaacaga encodes the following:
- the LOC123146399 gene encoding uncharacterized protein gives rise to the protein MSRQWMYDDRCSPEFINGVQTFLLAAEANKRADGFMPCPCLVCKNDHNYSTSRTIHVHLFKSGFMPHYNVWTKHGERGVMMEDNEEEEDDDSYPGHGFPEYDDTTMGEEAEPAMREEAEEEASDEPADDLGRAIADAKRNCASDLEKKKLQRMLEDHKKLLYPNCEADKKKLGTTLELLQWKAENGVSDKGFGKLLVMIKNMLPKDNELPESTYEAKKAVCPLGLEVQKIHACPNDCILYRGEYEDLNACPVCGALRYKIRRDDPGDVEGERPRKKIPAKVMWYAPIIPRLKRLFQNKEHAKAMRWHREDRKKDGKLRVPADGSQWRKIERKYGKEFADDARNVWFGLSADGINPFGEQSPKQPGNDIDVYLRPLVEELLQLWNGTGVRAWDEHMGEEFDLKALLFVTINDWPALSNLSGQTNKGYRACTHCLDDTDSIYLDNCRKNVYLGHRRFLPSRHPVRKKGKHFKGEADHRTKPRHRTGADVHDMVKDLKVVFGKGPGGQPVPNDADGRAPMWKKKSIFWDLPYWKDLEQRMHGKDGIHQGHASYALTKEEKEIFFECLLSIKVPSGFSSNIKGIINMAEKKFQNLKSHDCHVIMTQLLPVALRGLLPDNVRLAIVKLCAFLNAISQKVIDPEIIPRLENDLVQCLVSFELVFPPSFFNIMTHVLVHLCEEINVLGPVFLHNMFPFERFMGVLKKYVHNRARPEGSISKGHENEEVIEFCIDFIPDLKPIGVPESRHKGRLDGKGTLGGNQKICMDGHSLTEAHYTVLQNSALVAPYMDEHKNFLRSPSSNIMTFKGYEINGNTFYTIAQDKKSTNQNSGVRFDATTKTGKETYYGYIEEIWELDYGRGLKVPLFRCKWVNMTRGGVTEDPQYGMTTVDLNNLAYADEPFVLANDVAQVFYVKDMSTKPRKRKDKEANASYDEPKRHIVLSGKRNIVGVDDKTDMSEDYEKFDEIAPFTVNIDPSIQLNDEDFPWLRRKGTHAKK